The Candidatus Hydrogenedentota bacterium genome includes a region encoding these proteins:
- a CDS encoding M4 family metallopeptidase gives MGANGFDAENRRGRGLKIAALLAVCLMTAFLAQAAGVNPEDLDSLFKALRAGQSSEPLRKWQSDDGFLRFVGAPPGTFFAVSQGAKAATAESLAHAFVSAHTGAFATRSSRQTFETDRVNARFTDRTYVRLQQVYQGIPVFAGQMVVQTNGTSGVACVMSDVLRDLTPLDTGTLSLTPSFGDTAAQDAATQWMIKEYGGAISEYAIETPQRVIFDPAIVDQEGPVTVAWKLTIASTENPLAAEVILVDGFTGKVVFHYPLAHEAKVRVISDADSTASLGRVVRNEGDPPCGIRDADLAYDFLGDTYDFYYRVHNRDSIDNKGMDLAATVRYCNYYCPYPNAFWVGEPWNRMIFGEGYAVDDVTAHELTHGVTDSESNLIYQGQSGAMNESFSDIWGEFVDLTNGKGTDTAAVRWLMGEDLPIGAIRSMKDPTLFGDPDRLNSPLYYTGFGDNGGVHYNSGILNKLCYLLTDGDTFNGQTVAGMGIEPVARLFYETQIAPLPMAAGFSDFYMFLGQATINQGLDFNQRLNVRAAAEAVEIAPATSEEKIRGFRALPALDRYGRPVIAITWTNPSSENFRRVILVRSTAGFPQNPSDGMQLYQGTEEKFLDVAVVRGTKYYYSLFSDTAYGFPDRATSCATAGAEPPDFLSQAFEAQPASPSVTPSPFDLSYSQITFWPVGAATGGLGEPSLPDYANYAATLRRNLYELPVARQDADGVAQTVPFNADMVYGYTFSSPFQFFGKKYSTLYIAANGYIAFAPVQQGTVENSVPSLASHFAVPRISFLFTHFMPTAGGLIWVRELDDRLVVTFENMISVDAVGSPGGNLPNTVQAELYHSGHVRLSYLYVGARTAVVGLSDGMGVPVDPSTIFPNVRSVNVRSDLSELPRSLTALAIEPIATQSVEPGESIHFDVRTVVPVGTTDTPALQAEWDGAGAVPFADNHDGTGAFRWQTAYEDMNKMFTVRVTATLGTASAYQDVTLMVGVDVPLPDAIDLRLHSGDPVEDPSRSRVVSMEYPLTAEYTYTHPLALSDPLNFGEGSSLVMWYKNNVYAGGLTNQLTVPPTAFKAEDRWFFVVTPKTAYGLPGMPRMSPVVTLMPLPLVQTVALRADVPAVVSPSSLPLSGLPLAVGSSAGGTEIVLLGKNLGQPLSVTVGGIEARSLRGINENRIELVTPEHVPSPEVGGVRIAEDIRVTTRFGSGTAREAFTYVPADVAIVKADVNLDGFVNAVDIQLVINAVLQKSSPVVDADVNRDGRVNSADIQITINEALLR, from the coding sequence ATGGGTGCTAACGGTTTTGATGCGGAGAATCGCCGGGGCCGGGGATTGAAAATCGCGGCGTTGTTGGCGGTGTGTCTGATGACCGCCTTCCTTGCGCAGGCCGCGGGGGTGAATCCCGAGGATCTCGACAGTCTTTTCAAGGCGCTGCGTGCCGGGCAGTCATCGGAACCGTTGCGCAAGTGGCAGTCGGACGACGGTTTCCTTCGGTTCGTGGGCGCGCCTCCCGGGACTTTCTTTGCCGTGTCGCAGGGCGCGAAGGCCGCCACGGCGGAATCGCTGGCTCATGCATTCGTTTCGGCGCATACCGGAGCATTCGCGACACGCAGTTCCCGGCAGACCTTTGAAACCGACCGGGTCAATGCACGGTTTACGGATCGGACCTATGTGCGATTGCAGCAGGTTTATCAGGGCATACCGGTTTTCGCCGGCCAGATGGTTGTACAGACCAATGGGACGTCCGGCGTGGCGTGCGTCATGAGCGATGTCTTGCGCGATCTGACCCCGCTCGACACCGGCACGCTTTCCCTGACGCCGTCGTTCGGCGACACCGCCGCGCAGGATGCCGCGACGCAATGGATGATCAAGGAGTACGGGGGCGCGATCAGCGAGTACGCCATCGAAACGCCGCAACGCGTCATCTTCGATCCGGCCATTGTGGATCAGGAGGGGCCCGTCACTGTCGCGTGGAAACTGACCATCGCCAGCACCGAGAACCCCTTGGCCGCCGAGGTCATCCTCGTGGACGGATTCACCGGGAAAGTGGTTTTCCATTACCCGCTGGCCCACGAGGCGAAAGTGCGTGTGATTTCCGATGCGGACAGCACGGCGTCGTTGGGTCGCGTCGTACGCAACGAGGGCGATCCGCCGTGCGGCATTCGCGACGCGGATCTGGCCTATGATTTCCTGGGCGACACCTACGATTTTTACTATCGCGTCCATAACCGCGACAGCATTGACAACAAAGGAATGGATTTGGCGGCGACGGTTCGTTACTGCAATTACTATTGCCCGTATCCCAATGCGTTTTGGGTGGGTGAGCCGTGGAATCGGATGATCTTCGGAGAAGGATATGCGGTGGACGACGTCACGGCCCATGAACTGACCCATGGCGTGACCGATTCCGAATCGAATCTCATCTATCAGGGCCAGTCGGGCGCCATGAACGAATCGTTTTCGGATATCTGGGGCGAGTTTGTGGACCTGACGAATGGCAAGGGCACAGACACGGCGGCCGTGCGTTGGCTGATGGGCGAGGATTTGCCGATAGGCGCGATTCGAAGCATGAAAGATCCGACGTTGTTCGGCGATCCGGACCGCCTGAACAGCCCGTTGTATTATACCGGCTTCGGCGACAATGGGGGCGTTCATTACAACAGCGGCATCCTGAACAAGTTGTGTTACCTTTTGACCGACGGGGACACGTTCAACGGACAAACCGTGGCCGGCATGGGCATCGAGCCGGTCGCGCGGCTGTTCTATGAAACACAGATTGCGCCCCTGCCGATGGCGGCGGGATTCAGCGATTTTTACATGTTCCTTGGCCAGGCCACCATCAATCAAGGGTTGGATTTCAACCAGCGGTTGAATGTGCGCGCCGCGGCGGAGGCGGTCGAAATTGCGCCCGCGACCAGTGAAGAAAAGATCCGTGGTTTTCGCGCGCTTCCGGCATTGGACAGGTATGGCCGTCCCGTCATCGCGATCACGTGGACCAATCCGTCCTCCGAGAATTTCCGCCGGGTAATCCTTGTCAGGAGCACGGCGGGATTCCCGCAGAATCCGTCCGACGGCATGCAACTTTACCAGGGCACAGAGGAGAAATTCCTCGATGTCGCAGTCGTGCGCGGGACCAAATATTATTACAGTCTGTTTTCCGACACGGCGTACGGTTTTCCGGATCGCGCCACCAGTTGCGCGACGGCCGGGGCGGAACCGCCCGATTTCCTGTCTCAGGCGTTTGAGGCGCAGCCTGCCAGTCCCTCGGTAACGCCCTCGCCTTTTGATCTTTCATACAGCCAGATTACGTTCTGGCCGGTGGGCGCGGCGACGGGCGGTCTCGGCGAGCCGTCGCTTCCCGACTATGCGAACTATGCGGCGACTCTCCGGCGGAATCTTTATGAATTGCCGGTGGCGCGGCAGGACGCGGACGGCGTGGCACAGACCGTTCCCTTCAACGCGGACATGGTTTACGGCTATACGTTTTCGTCCCCGTTCCAGTTCTTCGGAAAGAAGTATTCCACGCTTTACATCGCCGCGAATGGTTACATCGCTTTCGCGCCGGTGCAACAGGGAACCGTTGAGAACAGCGTTCCTTCGCTGGCCTCCCATTTTGCCGTGCCGCGGATTTCGTTCCTGTTCACGCATTTCATGCCCACGGCGGGCGGGCTGATTTGGGTCCGCGAATTGGACGATCGACTGGTGGTCACGTTCGAGAACATGATTTCCGTGGATGCGGTGGGCTCTCCGGGCGGCAATCTTCCCAATACGGTGCAGGCGGAACTCTATCACAGCGGCCATGTGCGGCTGTCCTATTTGTACGTGGGCGCCCGCACGGCGGTGGTCGGCCTTTCGGACGGGATGGGCGTGCCGGTTGACCCATCCACGATCTTCCCGAATGTCCGCAGCGTGAATGTGCGTTCGGACTTGTCCGAACTGCCGCGTTCCTTGACTGCATTGGCGATCGAGCCGATTGCGACCCAATCGGTCGAGCCGGGCGAATCGATACATTTCGACGTGCGGACTGTCGTGCCTGTGGGCACAACGGACACACCGGCCTTGCAGGCGGAATGGGATGGCGCCGGCGCCGTCCCGTTTGCGGACAACCATGACGGTACGGGGGCGTTCCGCTGGCAAACCGCCTATGAAGACATGAACAAGATGTTCACGGTCCGCGTTACCGCGACGCTCGGCACGGCGAGCGCCTATCAGGATGTGACGCTGATGGTGGGGGTGGATGTTCCGTTGCCCGATGCGATCGATCTTCGCCTGCATTCGGGCGATCCGGTCGAGGATCCGTCGCGCAGCCGCGTCGTCAGCATGGAATATCCGCTGACCGCCGAGTACACCTATACGCATCCGCTGGCCCTTTCGGACCCGTTGAATTTCGGCGAGGGCAGTTCCCTTGTCATGTGGTACAAAAACAATGTGTATGCGGGCGGGCTTACGAATCAGTTGACGGTGCCGCCGACAGCGTTCAAGGCGGAAGATCGCTGGTTCTTTGTCGTGACGCCGAAGACGGCCTACGGCCTGCCGGGCATGCCGCGCATGTCGCCGGTGGTGACGCTGATGCCGTTGCCGTTGGTGCAGACGGTGGCGTTGCGCGCGGACGTGCCTGCCGTTGTGTCGCCTTCGAGCCTGCCGTTGTCGGGCCTTCCGCTGGCGGTGGGTTCGAGTGCGGGTGGAACCGAGATCGTCCTGCTGGGCAAGAATCTCGGCCAACCCCTGTCAGTAACGGTCGGCGGCATCGAGGCGCGGTCGTTGCGCGGGATCAACGAAAACCGAATTGAATTGGTCACACCCGAACATGTGCCCAGCCCCGAAGTGGGCGGCGTGCGAATCGCCGAGGACATCCGGGTAACGACGCGCTTCGGTTCGGGCACAGCGCGCGAGGCATTTACCTATGTCCCGGCGGATGTGGCCATTGTAAAAGCGGATGTGAATCTGGACGGATTCGTGAACGCCGTGGACATCCAGTTGGTCATCAACGCCGTGTTGCAAAAATCCAGCCCCGTTGTTGATGCGGATGTCAACCGCGACGGACGGGTCAACTCGGCCGATATTCAAATCACCATCAATGAGGCGTTGCTGCGTTGA
- the larA gene encoding nickel-dependent lactate racemase, which yields MAIDIAYGSRTLHFIPPDVVTWLGTLDIAEAPELNHRDEAIREALRRPIGLKHGLDGIVKPGETVAVIVSDAFRQTRADQVLPILIGELADTGIPDTDIQILFATGIHRAPRRDEQARILGPAIFRRFKDRAFPHNPRDESNLVSVGTTSRGTPVIVNRRAVEADRRIVIGAVVFHYFGGFGGGRKSILPGLASVESIARNHSMNLDPVEDRLNPDVRIGILDGNPVAEDMLEAARLVGVDFTINTVLNRHAQIAAVFAGELDAAHRAAADYARRLFAAPITERADLVVANAGPSRNFVQSHKALYNAYQAVKPDGRIVFVARCEEGLGGEAFSKWIRLGDRQAIIAGLRRHSEINGQTALSTVEKAPIALFVTDMTDEDVHTLGGRKSPTLEQAIATALSELAPRSPITGYIMPSAAYTVPLLCQE from the coding sequence ATGGCAATAGATATCGCGTATGGCTCGCGGACGCTTCATTTTATTCCGCCGGATGTGGTGACATGGCTTGGCACGCTGGACATCGCCGAAGCCCCTGAATTGAACCATCGCGACGAGGCCATCCGAGAAGCGCTTCGGCGGCCCATCGGATTGAAACACGGCCTTGACGGCATTGTAAAACCGGGCGAAACGGTCGCGGTGATTGTATCGGACGCATTCCGTCAAACCCGCGCCGATCAGGTGCTGCCCATCCTCATCGGCGAACTCGCCGACACGGGCATTCCGGACACGGATATCCAGATTTTGTTCGCGACGGGCATTCATCGCGCGCCCCGGCGGGATGAACAGGCGCGCATCCTTGGCCCCGCGATATTCCGGCGATTCAAGGATCGCGCCTTCCCGCACAATCCCCGCGATGAGTCGAATCTGGTCAGCGTCGGAACGACTTCACGCGGTACGCCGGTCATCGTGAACCGCCGCGCGGTCGAAGCGGACCGGCGCATCGTAATCGGCGCGGTCGTATTCCATTATTTCGGCGGGTTCGGCGGCGGGCGCAAGTCCATCCTGCCGGGACTGGCTTCCGTTGAAAGCATCGCACGCAATCACTCGATGAATCTCGATCCCGTCGAGGACCGCCTGAATCCCGATGTGCGCATTGGCATACTCGACGGCAATCCCGTCGCCGAAGACATGCTGGAAGCCGCGCGCCTCGTTGGCGTGGACTTTACAATCAACACCGTCTTGAACCGGCATGCGCAGATTGCCGCCGTGTTCGCGGGCGAACTTGACGCCGCCCACCGCGCCGCAGCCGATTACGCGCGGCGTCTCTTCGCGGCGCCCATCACCGAACGCGCCGATTTGGTCGTTGCCAATGCGGGACCGAGCCGGAATTTCGTGCAAAGCCACAAAGCCCTGTACAACGCCTATCAGGCCGTAAAACCCGACGGCCGAATCGTGTTTGTCGCGCGTTGTGAAGAGGGACTCGGCGGCGAGGCCTTTTCCAAATGGATTCGCCTGGGCGATCGCCAAGCCATCATCGCCGGCCTGCGCCGTCACTCCGAAATCAACGGCCAGACCGCCCTTTCGACCGTCGAAAAGGCGCCAATCGCCCTCTTCGTCACCGACATGACCGATGAAGATGTCCATACCCTCGGCGGGCGAAAATCGCCCACGCTCGAACAGGCCATCGCCACCGCCCTGTCCGAATTGGCCCCGCGTTCGCCCATTACCGGCTACATCATGCCGTCCGCCGCGTACACCGTCCCTCTTCTCTGCCAAGAATAG
- a CDS encoding response regulator, producing MKRDVAGGDADRKNPGIRQDSWPESDDAVQHCGRLCEGIAQATRILATTPDLCMAMRAALRQIGEAAGVDGVYVFENHHDVSTGEWFTSLRYSWIDPGVVFDPETPSLQNISYQSALARWQDMLESGNPVTDSDVTLPETESPIMALLGVRNVLALPIFAEGLSGFIAFGSCRPDRPWMASEQAVLAAMAAAIGGSFQRTKTRDALRQSEARYRTLAANLPGCAVIMFDAEARIMLAEGPEWELHGFNREELTGKRIADLPEMGELLAWIEPHLRSVLAGRPTSGEIPYKDHLFLLRGAPLRNDRGHIYGGVGVFQNITARKHAEEALIRMSRMEATATLAGGIAHDFNNLMVGVLGNADLLRMDFKGDPEAADMLSDIIESARRAGELAQLMLAYARGGKNQVREVALNDVVREVLRLHAHAFRSHVSIEERLQPGLWPIKADPTQMHQVAANLCLNAAEALSEGGRIIVATRNVQITEPLDDPPVRIPPGRYVTLGVKDTGAGIPPDVLARIFEPFFTTKFHGRGLGLSAAYGIVSNHDGFIAVQSKPGEGTEFRVYLPACDPSAREHVVESPGDRRGTETVLVVDDEEAVVQLMRRTLERLGYRILVARNGLEAVQAARTHEGVIHVAFLDLGMPVMSGFDAYPFLREARPDMKIIVCTGYDVDAAAREMFEESACAFMRKPFSQETLGLFLRQALDKREKT from the coding sequence ATGAAACGCGACGTAGCGGGAGGAGACGCCGACAGGAAGAATCCTGGAATCCGTCAGGATTCATGGCCCGAATCGGATGATGCGGTTCAACATTGCGGCCGGTTGTGCGAAGGGATTGCGCAAGCCACGCGCATCTTGGCCACCACGCCGGATTTGTGCATGGCCATGCGCGCCGCCCTCCGGCAGATTGGGGAGGCTGCGGGCGTGGATGGGGTTTATGTATTCGAAAATCACCACGACGTTTCAACGGGCGAATGGTTCACGAGTCTGCGATATAGTTGGATTGATCCCGGTGTTGTATTCGATCCTGAAACCCCGTCGCTTCAAAACATTTCCTACCAGTCCGCTTTGGCCCGGTGGCAGGACATGTTGGAATCGGGGAATCCGGTGACCGATTCCGACGTCACCTTGCCCGAAACCGAAAGTCCGATAATGGCGCTGCTGGGGGTGCGCAATGTCTTGGCGCTACCCATTTTTGCCGAGGGTTTGTCGGGCTTTATCGCCTTTGGATCTTGCCGGCCGGATCGGCCGTGGATGGCAAGCGAGCAGGCGGTGCTGGCCGCGATGGCGGCGGCCATCGGCGGATCTTTCCAGCGCACGAAGACCCGGGATGCGCTCCGGCAAAGTGAAGCGCGTTATCGCACGCTGGCCGCAAATTTGCCCGGCTGCGCCGTCATTATGTTCGACGCGGAGGCCCGAATCATGCTTGCGGAAGGGCCGGAATGGGAACTGCACGGTTTCAACCGGGAGGAATTGACCGGCAAACGGATTGCCGATTTGCCGGAAATGGGCGAGTTGTTGGCGTGGATTGAACCCCATCTGCGCAGCGTGCTGGCGGGGCGCCCGACATCCGGTGAAATTCCCTACAAGGACCATTTGTTTCTGTTGCGGGGCGCCCCGCTGCGAAACGACCGGGGGCACATTTATGGCGGTGTCGGGGTTTTTCAAAACATCACGGCGCGCAAACACGCCGAGGAAGCCCTGATCCGCATGTCGCGCATGGAGGCGACGGCAACGCTGGCGGGAGGCATCGCGCACGATTTCAACAATCTGATGGTGGGCGTGCTGGGCAACGCGGATCTCCTGCGCATGGACTTCAAGGGGGATCCGGAGGCCGCGGATATGCTTTCCGACATCATCGAAAGCGCGCGGCGGGCGGGGGAACTGGCCCAACTCATGCTCGCTTATGCGCGGGGCGGCAAGAACCAGGTGCGGGAAGTCGCGCTCAACGACGTGGTGCGTGAAGTGTTGCGGCTGCACGCGCATGCGTTTCGTTCTCATGTGTCCATCGAGGAACGCCTCCAACCCGGTTTGTGGCCCATCAAGGCAGACCCCACCCAGATGCACCAAGTCGCGGCCAATTTGTGCCTCAACGCCGCCGAAGCCCTTTCGGAGGGCGGCCGCATCATTGTGGCGACACGTAACGTGCAAATCACGGAACCGTTGGACGATCCGCCGGTGCGGATTCCGCCGGGCCGATATGTGACGCTCGGCGTGAAAGATACGGGCGCCGGGATTCCGCCGGATGTCCTTGCCCGAATTTTCGAGCCGTTTTTTACGACCAAATTCCATGGCCGCGGACTGGGTTTGTCGGCGGCTTATGGCATTGTGTCCAATCACGACGGATTCATCGCCGTGCAAAGCAAACCCGGCGAAGGCACGGAATTTCGGGTGTATTTGCCGGCCTGCGACCCTTCGGCGCGGGAACACGTTGTGGAATCGCCCGGAGATCGGCGCGGGACGGAAACCGTCCTTGTCGTTGACGACGAGGAGGCGGTGGTCCAGTTGATGCGGCGCACGCTGGAACGGCTGGGCTACCGTATTCTGGTCGCGCGCAATGGACTCGAGGCCGTTCAGGCGGCACGCACCCATGAAGGAGTCATCCACGTTGCGTTCCTTGATTTGGGCATGCCCGTCATGAGCGGGTTCGACGCATACCCTTTTCTGCGCGAGGCGCGCCCGGACATGAAAATCATCGTTTGCACGGGATACGATGTGGATGCGGCGGCGCGGGAGATGTTCGAGGAGTCGGCGTGCGCGTTTATGCGCAAGCCGTTTTCGCAGGAAACCCTTGGACTGTTCCTGCGACAAGCACTGGACAAACGGGAAAAGACGTAA
- a CDS encoding ISNCY family transposase yields MSKKERLRKSVVERIASGELLQTEAAVLLGISARQMKRIYRRYRLEGDAGLVHRGRGRRCSRSKPADMRAQVLSRYAQAYQGIGPTLAAEKLAEEGLVVDHETLRRWLIADGQWQRWRKRSQHRQRRPPKEHFGELLQLDGSHHAWYGQEHLQTCLMDLVDDATGRSMAHMAEQETTEAAMTILHRWIERYGIPKALYTDRKNVYLPERPATLEEQLAGEEPMTAFGKACKKLGILIIAANSPQAKGRVERKHGVYQDRLCHELRLQNITTIEETNRLLQEGFDDYLNQKFAHEPRSKRDFHRALPPHTDLRDIFCYEQTRVLGNDWTIRYNGMTLQVLKLNTPLPKPKTKITVRTWLDGSIHLIYRDRLLVFDVLPEPPPKKPAPPPPPKAPKNQTNPRATILGGAGLGP; encoded by the coding sequence ATGAGCAAGAAAGAACGGTTGCGGAAATCGGTGGTAGAGAGGATAGCCTCAGGTGAATTATTGCAGACGGAGGCAGCGGTGCTTTTGGGAATAAGCGCGCGCCAGATGAAGCGGATTTACCGGCGGTATCGCTTGGAAGGGGACGCTGGATTGGTCCATCGGGGCCGGGGGCGCCGTTGCAGCCGGTCGAAACCGGCGGATATGCGCGCGCAGGTGCTTTCCCGTTACGCGCAGGCGTATCAAGGGATCGGCCCGACATTGGCGGCGGAAAAGCTGGCCGAAGAAGGGTTGGTGGTGGACCATGAGACGCTTCGGCGGTGGCTTATTGCGGACGGGCAGTGGCAGCGCTGGCGCAAGCGCAGCCAGCACCGGCAACGTCGTCCGCCCAAGGAGCATTTTGGCGAATTGCTCCAACTGGATGGCAGCCATCATGCCTGGTATGGCCAAGAACATCTCCAGACGTGTCTGATGGACTTGGTGGATGACGCCACGGGCCGTTCGATGGCACACATGGCTGAACAAGAGACCACTGAAGCGGCCATGACGATTTTGCATCGCTGGATTGAACGTTATGGCATTCCCAAGGCCCTCTATACCGACCGCAAGAACGTGTATCTTCCTGAGCGGCCCGCCACCTTGGAAGAACAATTGGCGGGCGAAGAGCCCATGACGGCCTTCGGCAAAGCGTGCAAAAAGCTGGGCATCCTGATTATTGCGGCCAATAGCCCCCAAGCCAAGGGCCGGGTTGAACGCAAGCATGGGGTTTACCAGGACCGCTTATGCCATGAACTGCGCCTGCAAAACATCACCACCATCGAAGAGACAAACCGCCTGTTGCAGGAGGGATTCGACGACTACTTAAATCAGAAATTCGCCCATGAGCCCCGCTCAAAACGCGATTTCCACCGCGCCCTGCCGCCACACACAGACCTGCGGGACATCTTCTGCTATGAACAAACCCGTGTGCTTGGAAACGACTGGACGATTCGCTACAACGGCATGACCCTGCAAGTGCTCAAACTCAATACTCCCCTGCCCAAGCCCAAAACCAAAATTACCGTCCGCACATGGCTCGACGGTTCAATTCACCTCATCTATCGCGATCGCCTCCTGGTCTTCGACGTTCTTCCTGAACCCCCGCCCAAAAAACCAGCGCCGCCCCCACCGCCCAAAGCCCCAAAAAACCAAACAAACCCCCGAGCGACCATCCTTGGCGGCGCCGGGCTTGGACCATGA
- a CDS encoding phosphatase PAP2 family protein, whose translation MNQTVVMNAVIRVIVLALVFSAMFGVVYGAGVWIVPLIGNTDKAILAAINPDTYAPGFDQFFRAVTDYTNLLIALPLISWMVAYAVYALIPRYKFYVAGFLAVEAVFALVQGRVVPEKIGIGSGLLILLSICAVIGLAAHLLHVSVFRRIIPGYKTYVTGLLGIEAIVVVGLAATGRLWPNSVYMGANVLLVVSSAFFLGLAAYLFHTMDDDAMRRFARVFWLVLISIYLTDAFGTNRIKEAIARPRPFNDANKPWNESVRRIPDEYLQGRNSYPSGHVSGTFGLLTPIFWHVRNRKVRAALVGWGCLQGISRVYTAAHFPFDCLMGGLLGFGVGTLVFFTLWGRTTWPPQEPAAGKQPYPVT comes from the coding sequence ATGAACCAGACGGTTGTTATGAATGCTGTTATTCGCGTGATTGTTTTGGCGTTGGTTTTTTCAGCCATGTTCGGCGTGGTTTACGGGGCGGGCGTGTGGATTGTGCCGCTGATCGGCAATACCGACAAGGCGATTCTGGCCGCGATCAATCCGGATACGTATGCACCGGGATTCGATCAGTTTTTCCGGGCGGTGACGGACTATACGAACCTTCTTATTGCGTTGCCGCTGATTTCTTGGATGGTGGCTTATGCCGTCTACGCGCTGATACCGCGCTACAAATTCTACGTTGCGGGATTTCTGGCGGTTGAAGCGGTCTTTGCGCTCGTCCAAGGCAGGGTCGTACCGGAGAAGATCGGTATCGGTTCGGGACTGCTGATTCTGCTGTCCATTTGTGCCGTCATTGGGCTGGCGGCGCATCTCCTCCATGTGTCTGTGTTTCGGCGCATCATTCCCGGCTACAAGACCTACGTTACCGGACTGCTCGGAATCGAAGCCATTGTTGTGGTCGGTCTGGCGGCGACGGGGCGGCTATGGCCCAACAGCGTCTACATGGGCGCGAACGTCCTGCTCGTCGTGTCGTCCGCGTTCTTCCTGGGCTTGGCGGCGTATCTGTTCCACACGATGGACGACGATGCGATGCGGCGGTTCGCGCGCGTGTTCTGGCTCGTGCTGATCTCCATTTACTTGACGGACGCGTTCGGGACCAACCGCATCAAGGAGGCCATCGCGCGGCCCCGTCCGTTCAACGACGCGAACAAACCTTGGAACGAGAGTGTGCGGCGCATTCCGGATGAATACCTTCAGGGCCGCAACTCGTATCCTTCAGGCCACGTTTCCGGTACATTCGGATTGCTGACGCCGATCTTCTGGCATGTGCGCAACCGAAAAGTCCGCGCCGCCCTAGTAGGATGGGGTTGTTTGCAAGGGATCTCGCGCGTCTATACCGCCGCGCACTTCCCGTTCGACTGCCTGATGGGCGGGCTGCTGGGATTCGGCGTGGGCACGCTCGTCTTCTTCACGCTGTGGGGACGGACGACGTGGCCGCCACAGGAACCAGCAGCAGGGAAACAACCCTATCCCGTCACTTGA
- a CDS encoding BNR repeat-containing protein, whose amino-acid sequence MLIHGIFLAVCALAQGPAVVETIDVARVWAGHPVGFALLTHKGKQFVAYYDADRDMRVAWRKLDNAHWNFTTLPEKVVWDSHNYITMAVDPADYLHLSGNMHCVPLVYFRTREPLAPDTFDRAPMVGELEQRVTYPRFIEGPKHSFVFTYRDGRSGNGDQIFNTYDVKTKTWRRLLDRPLTSGKGKMNAYFDGPHRGPDGRFHVCWVWRDTPDCATNHDPCYARSKDLVHWETSDGKPLALPITIDKAEIVDPIPPGGGIINGNVRLGFDAKKRAIVSYIKYDADGNTQAFNARFEDGAWKSRQASDWNYRWAFGGGGAIPFEVNVSGVHPHKKGQLKQTYHHIKQGSGAWILDAETLEPLGNLEEPPAIPPALGKPSGSFPGLKVRFAGDLGACDEPSARYVLRWETLDANRDRPRDGELPPPSMLQVIKLDGGDRSDRSD is encoded by the coding sequence ATGCTTATTCATGGTATTTTCTTGGCGGTCTGCGCGCTGGCGCAGGGGCCTGCCGTGGTCGAGACCATTGACGTTGCCCGGGTATGGGCCGGGCATCCGGTGGGCTTTGCGCTGCTGACCCACAAGGGCAAACAGTTCGTGGCCTATTACGACGCCGATCGCGACATGCGCGTCGCGTGGCGTAAACTGGACAACGCGCACTGGAATTTCACGACGCTGCCGGAAAAGGTCGTTTGGGATAGCCACAACTACATTACAATGGCAGTTGACCCGGCGGATTATCTCCATTTGAGCGGCAACATGCACTGCGTGCCGCTGGTCTATTTCCGCACCCGCGAACCGCTCGCGCCCGATACCTTCGATCGCGCGCCGATGGTGGGCGAATTGGAGCAGCGCGTGACGTATCCCCGTTTCATCGAGGGGCCGAAACATTCGTTTGTCTTCACCTACCGAGACGGACGCAGCGGCAACGGCGATCAAATTTTCAACACCTACGACGTCAAGACAAAGACGTGGCGCCGTCTGTTGGACCGGCCCCTGACGTCCGGCAAGGGCAAGATGAACGCGTATTTCGACGGACCGCACCGCGGACCGGACGGGCGTTTCCATGTGTGCTGGGTATGGCGGGACACACCCGATTGCGCGACGAATCACGACCCGTGTTATGCGCGCAGCAAGGACCTCGTCCATTGGGAAACAAGCGACGGCAAGCCGCTTGCGTTGCCCATCACCATTGACAAGGCGGAGATCGTTGACCCCATTCCGCCGGGCGGCGGGATCATCAACGGGAACGTCCGGCTTGGGTTCGACGCGAAAAAACGGGCCATCGTCAGTTATATCAAGTACGACGCCGACGGAAATACACAGGCGTTCAACGCGCGCTTCGAGGACGGCGCATGGAAGAGCCGGCAAGCCAGCGATTGGAATTACCGCTGGGCATTCGGCGGCGGCGGCGCGATACCTTTCGAGGTAAATGTTTCCGGCGTTCATCCCCACAAAAAAGGACAGTTGAAACAAACCTACCATCACATAAAACAGGGATCGGGCGCATGGATACTGGACGCGGAAACGCTGGAACCGCTCGGCAACCTGGAAGAACCCCCGGCAATCCCGCCGGCATTGGGAAAGCCCTCGGGTAGTTTTCCCGGACTCAAAGTCCGGTTTGCCGGCGATCTCGGCGCATGCGATGAACCAAGTGCTCGCTATGTGTTGCGATGGGAAACGCTCGATGCAAATCGCGACCGGCCGCGCGACGGCGAACTGCCGCCGCCATCCATGTTGCAGGTGATCAAGCTGGATGGGGGAGATCGATCGGATCGATCCGACTAA